In a genomic window of Desulfonatronum sp. SC1:
- a CDS encoding S-adenosyl-l-methionine hydroxide adenosyltransferase family protein produces the protein MPSRPTIAVLTDFGQEDPYVGQMKGVLAGLAPEATVVDISHQVRPFDVMQGAFYLAASWRFFPEGSVLVGVVDPGVGTERRLVIGKREGRFFLGPDNGLLALVFGPNSGEATGERVWELTMPPVSVARSNTFHGRDILAPAAAKLAQGVDPRRLGRPLDPEALHRPAWAAPEQRGRETMAHILHVDRFGNCLLNLPESLWPEAGLERVELLAPLLQPLTPVRTYAEIPAAGVGVLVGSQGYWELAANQGNAAAVLGLAPGMRIAMECSGAACPPHIS, from the coding sequence ATGCCGTCCAGGCCAACTATCGCAGTGCTCACGGACTTCGGGCAGGAAGACCCGTATGTCGGGCAGATGAAGGGCGTGTTGGCGGGCCTCGCTCCCGAGGCCACGGTCGTGGACATCAGTCACCAGGTCCGGCCCTTTGACGTTATGCAGGGTGCGTTTTACCTGGCGGCCAGTTGGCGTTTTTTTCCGGAAGGCAGCGTGCTGGTGGGCGTGGTGGATCCGGGAGTGGGGACCGAGCGTCGTCTGGTGATTGGAAAACGGGAAGGCCGTTTTTTTCTGGGGCCGGACAACGGCCTGCTGGCCCTGGTTTTCGGGCCTAACTCCGGGGAGGCGACCGGAGAACGGGTCTGGGAGCTGACCATGCCGCCCGTCTCGGTGGCGCGTTCCAACACCTTTCACGGCCGGGACATCCTGGCCCCGGCCGCGGCCAAGCTGGCCCAGGGCGTTGATCCGCGACGTCTGGGACGGCCCCTGGACCCGGAGGCCCTGCACCGTCCGGCCTGGGCCGCGCCGGAGCAGCGAGGCCGGGAGACCATGGCCCATATCCTGCATGTGGACAGGTTCGGAAACTGCCTACTGAACCTGCCGGAAAGCCTTTGGCCCGAAGCTGGGCTGGAACGAGTCGAACTGCTCGCGCCGTTGCTTCAGCCGCTGACTCCGGTGCGGACTTACGCGGAGATTCCGGCGGCGGGGGTCGGAGTGCTGGTCGGAAGTCAGGGCTATTGGGAGTTGGCGGCCAACCAGGGCAACGCGGCCGCCGTGCTCGGGCTCGCGCCTGGAATGCGGATCGCGATGGAGTGTTCGGGGGCCGCTTGCCCGCCTCACATATCGTAA
- the epsC gene encoding serine O-acetyltransferase EpsC, producing MNTPDMMELNIAPLKDVVRRLCEPDSCKDVCRAPVHDQPMPSVPAITEIMDRLRAVLFPGYFGDSEVTPDSLSYHIGAGLDRVYRLITEQIRRGYCFLCRVNEEEDCGDCQDLAVDLATKFITTLPKIRGLLATDVQAALAGDPAAKTPGEIIFSYPSIMALTHYRIAHELYHLGVDMIPRIICEMAHSKTGIDIHPGAEIGNHFFIDHGTGTVIGETSIIGNNVRLYQGVTLGAKSFPKDANGQIIKGLPRHPVLEDDVIIYSGATILGRVTIGKGSVIGGNVWVTDSVPPGSRLIQQRPSSQLFSDGDGI from the coding sequence ATGAACACTCCGGATATGATGGAACTGAACATCGCCCCGCTCAAGGACGTGGTTCGCCGCCTCTGCGAACCGGACTCCTGCAAGGACGTCTGCCGCGCACCGGTCCACGACCAGCCCATGCCTTCGGTGCCGGCGATCACGGAAATCATGGACCGACTGCGAGCCGTTCTTTTTCCAGGCTATTTCGGGGACTCCGAGGTCACCCCGGATTCCTTGAGCTACCACATCGGAGCCGGTCTGGACCGGGTCTACCGGCTGATCACCGAACAGATCAGGCGCGGATACTGTTTCCTGTGCCGGGTCAACGAGGAGGAGGACTGCGGGGACTGTCAGGACCTGGCCGTGGATCTGGCCACAAAATTCATCACCACCCTGCCCAAGATCCGCGGCCTCCTGGCCACGGACGTCCAGGCCGCCCTGGCCGGGGATCCCGCGGCCAAGACGCCGGGGGAGATCATCTTCAGCTATCCCAGCATCATGGCCCTGACCCACTACCGCATCGCTCATGAACTCTACCACCTGGGCGTGGACATGATCCCCCGGATCATCTGCGAAATGGCCCACTCCAAGACCGGCATCGACATCCATCCCGGCGCGGAAATCGGCAACCATTTCTTCATCGACCACGGCACGGGCACGGTGATCGGCGAGACCAGCATCATCGGAAACAACGTCCGGCTTTACCAGGGCGTGACCCTGGGCGCGAAAAGCTTCCCCAAGGACGCCAACGGCCAGATCATCAAGGGCCTGCCCCGCCACCCGGTCCTGGAAGACGACGTGATCATCTACTCCGGCGCGACCATCCTGGGCCGGGTGACCATCGGCAAAGGCTCGGTCATCGGCGGCAACGTCTGGGTCACGGACAGCGTCCCCCCCGGCTCCCGCCTGATCCAACAACGCCCCAGCTCGCAGCTGTTCAGCGATGGCGACGGGATTTGA
- a CDS encoding zinc ribbon domain-containing protein: protein MPLYEFYCQDCHTIYNFFSPRINTEKRPDCPKCGRPELERRVSVFAISKNRPDTGDSEDGMDWMPDLSGLDEVKLERAMAMMAREAEGMDEDDPRQAAQLMRKLRDVTGMNFGEGMEEALARMEAGEDPEQVEAEMGDMFENMDFSPTGAKMLSRALRAPARDETIYDM, encoded by the coding sequence ATGCCCCTTTACGAATTCTACTGCCAGGATTGCCACACCATCTACAATTTCTTTTCTCCGCGGATCAACACGGAAAAGCGTCCGGACTGCCCCAAGTGCGGACGTCCGGAGTTGGAGCGCCGGGTTTCCGTGTTCGCCATTTCCAAGAATCGCCCGGACACCGGGGATAGCGAGGACGGCATGGACTGGATGCCCGACCTTTCCGGCTTGGACGAGGTCAAGCTGGAACGGGCCATGGCCATGATGGCCCGTGAGGCCGAAGGCATGGACGAGGATGATCCGCGTCAGGCGGCCCAGTTGATGCGCAAGCTCCGCGACGTCACGGGCATGAACTTCGGGGAGGGCATGGAGGAGGCCCTGGCCAGGATGGAAGCCGGGGAAGACCCCGAACAGGTCGAAGCGGAAATGGGCGACATGTTCGAAAACATGGACTTCAGCCCCACCGGCGCCAAAATGCTGAGCCGCGCCCTGCGCGCGCCGGCCCGGGACGAAACGATTTACGATATGTGA
- a CDS encoding sigma-54 dependent transcriptional regulator, producing MPDSIPHLPVYILDDEQALTRSFFLTLKSFGFQDVRTFHDGRKILGLFSERESGVLLLDLSMPDISGEEVLGRVRECSPLMQVVVVTGINEADTAIRCIRAGAFDYLVKPVDADRLVTTVFRAMSHAAVLEQNFRLRHKLLTGGLDRPEIFQGIITQDARVRAIFSYMEVVASLSEPVLVTGETGTGKDLLAAALHEASGRKGRFVGINAAGLDDNVFADTLFGHVKGAFTDARESREGLVARAAGGSLFLDEIGDLSPASQVKLLKLIQDRVYYPLGSDTPRTCTARIIAATNRELEATEGHGRFREDLLYRINTYRLHLPPLRDRRDDIPLLTEFFLTEACSELNVNREPLSPRTAELLTSYRFPGNVRELRSLVFSAMAGGGMAILEQKIADLAGIGLASLETTQRNPARSTSWQYPEPLPTLQQAGEILVEQALRTSKGNQSKASAMLGITRQALNKRIKKVKAGET from the coding sequence ATGCCGGATTCCATACCACATCTTCCCGTCTACATTCTCGACGACGAGCAGGCTCTGACGCGGAGCTTTTTTTTGACGCTCAAATCCTTCGGCTTTCAGGACGTTCGGACATTTCATGATGGACGGAAGATTCTGGGGCTATTTTCGGAGCGGGAAAGCGGAGTGCTTTTGCTGGATCTTTCCATGCCGGACATATCCGGGGAGGAGGTTCTGGGGCGGGTTCGGGAATGTAGCCCGCTGATGCAGGTGGTGGTGGTCACCGGGATCAATGAAGCGGATACGGCGATTCGGTGCATCCGAGCCGGAGCGTTCGACTATCTGGTCAAGCCCGTGGACGCGGACAGGTTGGTGACCACGGTTTTCCGGGCCATGAGCCATGCCGCGGTTCTGGAGCAGAATTTCAGGCTCAGGCATAAGTTGCTCACGGGCGGCCTGGACCGGCCGGAAATATTTCAAGGGATCATCACTCAGGATGCCCGGGTGCGGGCAATCTTCAGTTACATGGAGGTCGTTGCTTCCCTGTCCGAGCCCGTGCTCGTCACCGGAGAAACCGGGACCGGCAAGGATCTTCTGGCCGCGGCTCTGCACGAAGCCAGCGGGCGTAAAGGTAGGTTCGTCGGTATCAACGCGGCCGGCCTGGACGATAACGTTTTCGCGGATACGCTGTTCGGGCACGTCAAGGGGGCGTTCACCGATGCCCGCGAGTCCCGCGAAGGGCTTGTGGCGCGGGCCGCCGGCGGTTCATTGTTCCTGGATGAGATCGGCGACCTGAGCCCGGCTTCCCAGGTCAAATTGCTCAAGCTGATTCAGGACCGCGTATATTATCCCCTGGGCTCGGACACGCCCAGGACATGTACGGCTAGAATCATCGCCGCCACCAACCGGGAGCTGGAAGCGACTGAAGGCCATGGTAGGTTTCGGGAGGATTTGCTGTACAGAATCAACACCTATCGCCTCCATCTCCCGCCCCTGCGGGATCGGAGAGACGATATCCCGCTTCTGACCGAGTTCTTTCTGACCGAGGCATGTTCCGAGTTGAACGTGAACCGGGAGCCATTGTCTCCTCGTACCGCGGAACTGCTGACGTCGTATCGGTTCCCAGGCAATGTCCGGGAACTCCGGTCCCTTGTCTTTTCGGCCATGGCCGGAGGCGGCATGGCGATCCTGGAGCAAAAGATCGCCGACCTCGCGGGGATCGGCCTTGCCAGCCTGGAAACGACCCAACGAAATCCGGCTCGCTCCACCTCATGGCAGTACCCCGAACCCCTCCCCACACTGCAACAGGCCGGGGAAATTCTGGTGGAACAAGCTCTGCGGACGAGCAAGGGCAACCAGTCCAAAGCCTCGGCAATGCTCGGCATTACCCGGCAAGCACTGAACAAGCGGATCAAAAAGGTGAAGGCCGGGGAGACATAG
- a CDS encoding phosphate/phosphite/phosphonate ABC transporter substrate-binding protein: MIQEEVEIAMYDSLDELRAAYERGGIDAATLTTEETMLLGMEPDYVYLPTQSHVFHVRYVLLVHRESGIEDFADLASGKVVFFNNQYMVLALPWLETLFAEVAEQRVDHGAMDVETLDNPSKAILQVFFHQAQGALVTMEAFELACELNPQLRNELMIMHESPPLVPKMFVFRPDWKGTTRDQLEEAMLNLHTTPGGQQVLTVFQSSRLSKYPGSVLDSTRRFIEDYRRMASDATLRPVSP; the protein is encoded by the coding sequence GTGATTCAGGAGGAAGTCGAAATAGCAATGTATGACTCCCTTGATGAGTTGCGAGCGGCGTATGAACGGGGCGGCATTGATGCGGCCACCCTGACCACCGAGGAAACCATGCTTCTTGGGATGGAGCCGGATTATGTCTATCTTCCCACCCAGAGCCACGTTTTTCATGTCCGGTACGTGCTCCTCGTTCATCGTGAGAGCGGCATCGAGGACTTCGCGGATCTGGCGAGTGGCAAGGTGGTTTTTTTCAATAACCAATATATGGTTTTGGCTTTGCCCTGGCTGGAGACCCTGTTTGCGGAGGTTGCGGAACAGCGGGTGGATCACGGAGCAATGGACGTCGAGACCCTGGATAATCCGTCCAAGGCAATTTTACAGGTCTTTTTTCATCAGGCCCAAGGCGCTTTGGTCACCATGGAAGCCTTTGAACTGGCATGTGAGTTGAATCCGCAACTGCGCAACGAACTCATGATCATGCATGAATCTCCGCCGCTCGTCCCCAAAATGTTCGTGTTCCGACCGGATTGGAAAGGAACCACGCGAGATCAGCTTGAGGAGGCCATGCTGAATCTGCACACCACTCCCGGGGGGCAACAGGTTCTGACCGTCTTCCAGAGTTCGCGGTTGAGCAAGTACCCTGGTTCCGTGCTGGACTCCACGCGACGGTTTATTGAGGACTATCGACGAATGGCGAGCGACGCGACTTTGCGCCCGGTTTCGCCGTAG